One genomic window of Amyelois transitella isolate CPQ chromosome 8, ilAmyTran1.1, whole genome shotgun sequence includes the following:
- the LOC106136139 gene encoding cell division cycle protein 20 homolog has protein sequence MAQFNYLNEINSLATMDGPLTRGPLQRWEKKSNIENRNPSLSTSFKNVSNANISSCNQSMQKLSLSANNNVSTHKTPPRNENKKGKKTPSKNKSPGRNIATPTPNKSSKTPNKADRFIPSRSNSNFDLCHYMMNREEDKNEEAAATTAAGEAIGRVLNEAESGRLLQYTCKAPAAPEGYQNRLRVVYSQSKVPSTVKNTTRYIPQAPDRILDAPDIVDDYYLNLVDWSASNILAVALGNSVYLWNAGTGQIDQLLSLEGSETVCSVNWVQGGGSHLAVGTSSATVELWDCVKMKRSRVMDGHTGRVGSLAWNMYVVSSGARDGRVVHHDVRQRDHAVATIDAHTQEICGLKWSPDGRYLASGGNDNLLNIWPIAQGQHYSQPQYLYSFNQHLAAVKGLAWCPWSAGILASGGGTADRTIRIWNVNTGANINTVDTKSQVCSIVWSTHYKELVSGHGYAHNQLVVWRYPQLARAAELAGHVARVLHLALSPDGTTVLSAGADETLRLWKCFMIDPAKKKDHTETKAAKSLLSFNSLIR, from the exons ATGGCTCAGTTCAATTACCTAAACGAAATAAACAGTTTGGCGACAATGGATGGTCCACTAACCAGAGGTCCGTTGCAAAGATGGGAAAAGAAAAGCAACATTGAGAACCGCAACCCGTCTCTGAGCACTTCTTTCAAGAATGTTTCGAATGCAAATATTAGTTCCTGCAATCAGTCGATGCAAAAACTGTCTTTATCAGCTAACAACAATGTATCCACGCATAAAACACCACCACGAAATGAGAACAAGAAAGGGAAAAAGACGCCGTCAAAAAACAAATCACCTG gtcGTAATATAGCTACTCCCACTCCAAACAAATCATCAAAAACACCAAATAAAGCTGACAGGTTCATCCCTTCCAGAAGTAATTCTAATTTCGATTTGTGCCATTATATG ATGAACCGTGAGGAAGATAAAAATGAGGAAGCTGCAGCGACGACAGCGGCCGGTGAGGCAATTGGACGAGTGCTGAACGAGGCTGAGTCAGGGCGACTCCTGCAGTACACGTGCAAAGCCCCTGCTGCGCCCGAAGGCTACCAGAACAGACTGCGGGTTGTGTATTCACAG TCTAAAGTGCCATCGACAGTGAAGAACACGACAAGATACATACCTCAAGCCCCCGACAGGATTTTAGATGCGCCCGACATTGTGGATGATTATT ATTTGAACTTGGTAGACTGGAGCGCGTCGAACATCCTAGCTGTAGCTTTAGGTAATTCCGTGTACTTATGGAACGCGGGGACCGGACAAATTGACCAACTTCTGAGTCTTGAAGGCTCGGAGACCGTTTGCTCAGTCAACTGGGTGCAAGGCGGAGGCTCACACTTGGCCGTCGGAACCTCTTCGGCTACTGTGGAACTCTGGGACTGTGTCAAAATGAAAAGATCTAGG GTGATGGACGGGCACACGGGCCGCGTGGGCTCGCTGGCGTGGAACATGTACGTGGTGTCGTCGGGCGCGCGCGACGGCCGCGTGGTGCACCACGACGTGCGCCAGCGCGACCACGCCGTCGCCACCATCGATGCGCACACGCAGGAG ATCTGCGGACTGAAATGGTCTCCCGACGGTCGCTACCTGGCATCGGGCGGCAACGACAACCTGCTGAACATCTGGCCCATCGCACAGGGCCAACATTACAGCCAACCACAGTACCTATACTCCTTCAA cCAGCATTTAGCAGCTGTCAAGGGCCTCGCGTGGTGTCCATGGAGCGCTGGTATTCTAGCGTCGGGCGGAGGAACTGCTGACAGAACTATACGGATATGGAACGTCAATACCGGCGCCAACATCAATACTGTCGATACCAAGTCtcag GTGTGCTCGATCGTGTGGAGCACGCACTACAAGGAGCTGGTCTCCGGGCACGGCTACGCGCACAACCAGCTGGTGGTGTGGCGCTACCCGCAGCTGGCGCGCGCGGCCGAGCTGGCGGGCCACGTGGCGCGCGTGCTGCACCTGGCGCTGTCGCCCGACGGCACCACCGTGCTCTCCGCCGGCGCCGACGAGACCCTCAG GCTGTGGAAATGCTTCATGATAGACCCGGCCAAGAAAAAGGACCACACTGAGACCAAAGCAGCCAAATCCCTACTTAGCTTCAACTCTCTTATTAGATAA